A section of the Citrobacter farmeri genome encodes:
- the argL gene encoding putative translational regulatory protein ArgL: MHNHPYKLNFNSIDGISHGRELCQVFIRSIF, from the coding sequence ATGCATAATCATCCATATAAATTGAATTTTAATTCAATAGATGGCATTAGCCATGGGAGGGAACTATGTCAGGTTTTTATCAGAAGCATTTTTTAA
- the rraB gene encoding ribonuclease E inhibitor RraB — protein sequence MANPEQLEEQREETRLIIEELLDDGSDPDALYTIEHHLSADDFETLEKAAVEAFKLGYEVTEPEELEVEEGDTVICCDILSECALKADLIDAQVEQLMNLAEKYDVEYDGWGTYFEDPNGEEGEEGDDEDYVDEDDDGVRH from the coding sequence ATGGCAAACCCGGAACAACTGGAAGAGCAGCGTGAAGAAACGCGCCTGATTATTGAAGAATTACTGGATGATGGCAGCGACCCGGACGCGCTGTATACCATCGAGCACCACCTTTCCGCAGACGACTTCGAAACCCTGGAAAAAGCCGCGGTTGAAGCGTTTAAACTTGGCTACGAAGTGACCGAGCCGGAAGAGCTGGAAGTGGAAGAAGGCGACACTGTCATTTGCTGCGATATCCTCAGTGAATGTGCGCTGAAAGCCGATCTTATCGACGCGCAGGTTGAACAACTGATGAACCTGGCTGAGAAATATGATGTTGAATACGACGGCTGGGGCACCTACTTTGAAGATCCGAACGGTGAAGAAGGTGAAGAAGGCGACGACGAAGACTACGTCGACGAAGATGACGACGGTGTGCGTCACTAA
- the miaE gene encoding tRNA isopentenyl-2-thiomethyl-A-37 hydroxylase MiaE, translated as MDYPQILSPVRQFLHCPTPQAWIDQARDPQNLPLLLTDHLICELKAAQTAMLLVRKYVADKPGAEALLAWLQPYEAFAFREGPEPDFVALHKQIGKSVMPETDDPWGRQLIDSMVLLIKEELHHFWQVREAMQARNIPYVKISASRYAKGMLKAVRTHEPLTLIDKLICGAYIEARSCERFAALAPFLDNDLQKFYLSLLRSEARHFQDYLALAQQVSQEDISPRVRHFGEVEAALIVSPDNKFRFHSGVPVAS; from the coding sequence ATGGACTATCCGCAAATTCTCTCCCCGGTACGCCAGTTTCTGCACTGTCCTACCCCGCAGGCCTGGATCGACCAGGCGCGCGATCCGCAAAACCTTCCTCTGCTGCTTACCGATCATCTGATATGCGAACTTAAGGCGGCGCAAACGGCGATGCTGCTGGTGCGTAAGTACGTGGCGGATAAACCGGGTGCAGAGGCGCTGCTCGCCTGGCTACAGCCGTATGAAGCCTTCGCCTTTCGGGAGGGGCCAGAACCCGACTTTGTCGCGCTCCATAAACAGATTGGTAAAAGCGTGATGCCGGAAACGGACGATCCGTGGGGCCGCCAGCTTATCGATAGCATGGTGCTATTGATAAAAGAAGAACTGCACCACTTCTGGCAAGTGCGTGAAGCGATGCAGGCCAGAAACATTCCTTATGTGAAGATCTCCGCCAGTCGCTACGCGAAAGGGATGCTGAAAGCGGTGCGCACGCATGAACCGCTGACGCTGATTGATAAGCTGATTTGCGGTGCTTACATCGAAGCGCGCTCCTGCGAACGCTTTGCCGCGCTGGCCCCGTTTCTCGATAACGATTTGCAAAAGTTCTACCTGTCGCTGCTGCGCTCTGAAGCGCGTCACTTCCAGGACTATCTGGCGCTGGCGCAACAGGTATCACAGGAAGATATTTCTCCTCGTGTACGCCATTTTGGCGAAGTGGAGGCCGCGCTGATTGTCTCACCGGACAACAAGTTTCGCTTTCACAGCGGTGTACCCGTTGCCTCTTAA
- a CDS encoding GNAT family N-acetyltransferase, with translation MNNQKHQPLTLRRLSAQDNPVIAAVIRQVSAEYGLTADKGYTVADPNLDELYQLYSQPGHAYWVVERNGEIVGGGGIAPLTCSEPDICELQKMYFLPAARGQGMAKKLALMAMDHARAQGFKHCYLETTAFLREAIGLYEHLGFEHISEPLGCTGHVDCEVRMLKPL, from the coding sequence ATGAATAACCAAAAGCATCAACCGCTCACCCTCCGCCGCCTTTCAGCACAGGACAATCCTGTCATCGCTGCGGTTATCCGTCAGGTTTCCGCCGAATACGGTCTCACCGCAGACAAAGGCTACACCGTTGCCGATCCGAATCTGGACGAACTGTATCAGCTCTACTCTCAGCCAGGGCACGCCTATTGGGTAGTGGAGCGTAATGGAGAAATCGTGGGTGGCGGCGGAATTGCCCCATTAACGTGTAGCGAACCGGACATTTGCGAGCTGCAAAAGATGTACTTTTTGCCCGCGGCGCGAGGACAAGGCATGGCGAAGAAACTGGCGCTAATGGCGATGGATCACGCTCGCGCGCAGGGGTTTAAACACTGCTATCTGGAAACTACCGCCTTTTTACGCGAGGCGATTGGCCTGTACGAACATTTAGGGTTTGAGCATATCAGCGAACCGCTGGGCTGCACCGGGCACGTCGATTGCGAAGTGCGCATGCTCAAACCCCTGTAA
- a CDS encoding YjgN family protein, whose amino-acid sequence MDLFVKNERKSRWQFDFHGRAGEYFIICLTNVILCIITLGIYSPWAMVRSRRYIYEHMELNGARFGYHATGLAIFLSWFCFFCYIVAISFVESIPELELVLLLAFFLVLPVFMVKSIKYNAMMTTLNNVRFNFHSSLGRAWWVMMGLPVVLYILLAIVILPIMNIPGEDSYGIGAIITKAALVFAIILVGVGVIAGIVYAKWISLVGEGGQFGVHRFSVAVSVKQCIKVCLLSMLIVVPFLAVIAWLFSDIFGAIMLANMSGRMSDELLGMLILNHSGQIAVCYLLYFAAILLSTGYMWMGLRNHFMNNLTLANGGIRFHSGIAFHALVAQWVLIAVVSSITLGLAYPLMKMRYLRFLAANTWVDGDLDTLELTDHDEQPETGPIAVLSRGMMPQIPFI is encoded by the coding sequence ATGGATTTGTTTGTGAAAAATGAGCGAAAATCCCGTTGGCAGTTTGATTTTCATGGTCGTGCAGGAGAATATTTTATTATCTGCCTGACGAATGTCATTTTATGTATCATTACTCTTGGTATTTATTCACCGTGGGCAATGGTGCGTAGTCGTCGTTATATTTACGAACATATGGAATTGAACGGTGCGCGTTTTGGCTATCATGCGACAGGGTTGGCCATTTTCCTGAGCTGGTTTTGCTTTTTCTGTTATATTGTCGCGATCTCCTTCGTGGAGTCAATTCCTGAACTTGAACTGGTTCTGTTGTTGGCATTTTTCCTGGTGTTACCGGTGTTTATGGTCAAGAGCATAAAATATAATGCCATGATGACCACGCTGAATAATGTTCGCTTCAACTTTCACAGTTCATTGGGACGCGCGTGGTGGGTGATGATGGGATTACCTGTCGTACTTTATATTCTACTGGCCATAGTGATCCTGCCGATAATGAATATTCCTGGTGAAGATTCTTACGGCATTGGGGCTATTATTACAAAAGCCGCGCTGGTGTTTGCTATTATTCTTGTTGGCGTTGGAGTGATTGCCGGTATCGTTTATGCAAAATGGATTTCACTGGTCGGTGAGGGGGGGCAATTTGGCGTTCACCGTTTCTCCGTTGCTGTCAGCGTGAAGCAGTGCATAAAAGTATGTTTACTGTCGATGCTGATCGTTGTGCCTTTCCTGGCGGTTATCGCCTGGCTCTTCTCTGACATTTTCGGCGCGATCATGTTGGCCAATATGAGCGGGAGAATGAGTGACGAGCTGCTGGGTATGTTGATTTTAAACCACTCGGGGCAAATTGCCGTCTGTTACCTGCTTTACTTCGCGGCGATACTGCTCTCGACGGGCTATATGTGGATGGGATTACGCAACCATTTTATGAACAACCTGACGCTCGCGAACGGCGGTATCCGTTTTCATTCCGGGATCGCATTTCATGCGCTGGTGGCGCAGTGGGTGCTGATTGCCGTGGTGTCGTCCATTACGCTGGGGCTGGCCTACCCGTTAATGAAGATGCGCTATCTGCGTTTCCTGGCGGCAAATACCTGGGTTGATGGCGATCTGGATACCCTTGAGTTAACTGACCATGACGAACAACCTGAGACGGGGCCGATTGCGGTGCTGTCACGCGGTATGATGCCGCAGATCCCCTTTATCTGA
- a CDS encoding valine--tRNA ligase produces MEKTYNPQDIEQPLYEHWEKQGYFKPNGDESKESFCIMIPPPNVTGSLHMGHAFQQTIMDTLIRYQRMQGKNTLWQVGTDHAGIATQMVVERKIAAEEGKTRHDYGRDAFIDKIWQWKAESGGTITRQMRRLGNSVDWERERFTMDEGLSNAVKEVFVRLYKEDLIYRGKRLVNWDPKLRTAISDLEVENRESKGSMWHIRYPLADGAKTADGKDYLVVATTRPETLLGDTGVAVNPEDPRYKDLIGKFVVLPLVNRRIPIVGDEHADMEKGTGCVKITPAHDFNDYEVGRRHALPMINIFTFDGDIRETAEVYDTKGNESDVYSNEIPAQFQKLERFAARKAVVAAIDALGLLEEIKPHDLTVPYGDRGGVVIEPMLTDQWYVRADVLAKPAVEAVENGDIQFVPKQYENMYFSWMRDIQDWCISRQLWWGHRIPAWYDNNGNVYVGRNEDEVRQENNLGADVALRQDEDVLDTWFSSALWTFSTLGWPENTDALRQFHPTSVMVSGFDIIFFWIARMIMMTMHFIKDENGKPQVPFHTVYMTGLIRDDEGQKMSKSKGNVIDPLDMVDGISLADLLEKRTGNMMQPQLAEKIRKRTEKQFPDGIEPHGTDALRFTLAALASTGRDINWDMKRLEGYRNFCNKLWNASRFVLMNTEDQDCGFNGGEMTLSLADRWILAEFNQTTKAYREALDNFRFDIAAGILYEFTWNQFCDWYLELTKPVMNGGTQAELRGTRHTLVSVLEGLLRLAHPIIPFITETIWQRVKVIAGIDADTIMLQPFPDYNAAQVDEAALADTEWLKQAITAVRNIRAEMNIAPGKPLELLLRGCSKDAERRVNDNRSFLLNLARLESITVLPADDKGPVSVTKIIDGAELLIPMAGLINKEDELARLAKEVAKIEGEISRIENKLANEGFVARAPEAVIAKEREKLDGYAEAKAKLIEQQAVIAAL; encoded by the coding sequence ATGGAAAAGACATACAACCCCCAAGATATCGAACAGCCGCTTTACGAGCACTGGGAAAAGCAGGGCTATTTCAAGCCTAACGGCGATGAAAGCAAAGAGTCCTTCTGCATCATGATCCCGCCGCCGAACGTCACCGGCAGTTTGCATATGGGTCATGCTTTCCAGCAAACCATCATGGACACCCTGATCCGCTACCAGCGCATGCAGGGGAAAAATACCCTGTGGCAGGTCGGTACCGACCACGCGGGTATCGCGACCCAGATGGTGGTTGAGCGTAAAATTGCCGCTGAAGAAGGTAAAACCCGTCACGATTATGGTCGCGATGCCTTTATCGACAAAATCTGGCAGTGGAAAGCGGAATCCGGCGGCACCATCACTCGCCAGATGCGCCGTCTCGGTAACTCCGTTGACTGGGAGCGCGAGCGTTTTACCATGGACGAAGGTCTTTCCAATGCCGTGAAAGAAGTGTTTGTCCGCCTGTACAAAGAAGATCTGATTTACCGTGGCAAACGTCTGGTGAACTGGGATCCAAAACTGCGCACCGCTATTTCTGATCTGGAAGTAGAAAACCGCGAGTCTAAAGGCTCAATGTGGCACATCCGCTACCCGCTGGCCGACGGCGCAAAAACCGCCGACGGTAAAGATTACCTGGTTGTTGCGACCACCCGTCCGGAAACCCTGCTCGGCGATACCGGCGTGGCCGTCAACCCGGAAGATCCGCGTTATAAAGATCTGATTGGCAAATTCGTGGTGCTGCCGCTGGTAAACCGCCGCATTCCGATCGTCGGTGACGAACATGCCGACATGGAAAAGGGCACCGGCTGCGTGAAGATCACCCCGGCGCACGACTTTAACGACTACGAAGTCGGTCGTCGTCATGCCCTTCCCATGATCAACATCTTCACCTTTGATGGCGATATTCGCGAAACGGCGGAAGTGTACGACACCAAAGGCAACGAGTCCGACGTTTACTCCAATGAAATCCCGGCACAGTTTCAGAAACTGGAGCGCTTTGCCGCACGTAAAGCGGTAGTTGCCGCGATTGACGCGCTGGGCCTGCTGGAAGAAATTAAACCTCACGATCTGACCGTACCGTACGGCGACCGTGGCGGCGTGGTTATCGAACCAATGCTGACCGACCAGTGGTACGTCCGTGCCGACGTGCTGGCAAAACCGGCGGTGGAAGCGGTTGAGAACGGCGACATTCAGTTCGTACCGAAGCAGTACGAAAACATGTATTTCTCCTGGATGCGTGATATTCAGGACTGGTGTATCTCCCGTCAGTTGTGGTGGGGTCACCGTATTCCGGCATGGTACGACAACAACGGCAACGTCTATGTTGGCCGCAACGAAGACGAAGTACGTCAGGAAAATAACCTGGGTGCCGACGTTGCCCTGCGTCAGGACGAAGACGTTCTTGATACCTGGTTTTCCTCCGCGCTGTGGACGTTCTCCACGCTCGGCTGGCCGGAAAACACCGACGCACTGCGTCAGTTCCATCCGACTTCCGTGATGGTCTCCGGCTTCGACATCATCTTCTTCTGGATTGCCCGCATGATCATGATGACCATGCATTTCATCAAAGATGAAAATGGCAAACCGCAGGTTCCGTTCCACACGGTTTACATGACTGGCCTGATCCGCGACGACGAAGGGCAGAAAATGTCCAAATCCAAGGGCAACGTCATTGATCCGTTGGATATGGTCGACGGGATATCCCTGGCAGACCTGCTGGAGAAACGTACCGGCAACATGATGCAGCCGCAGTTGGCCGAGAAAATCCGTAAGCGCACCGAGAAACAGTTCCCGGACGGCATTGAGCCGCACGGTACCGACGCCCTGCGCTTCACTCTGGCCGCGCTCGCCTCTACCGGTCGCGACATCAACTGGGATATGAAGCGTCTGGAGGGTTACCGTAATTTCTGTAACAAGCTGTGGAACGCCAGCCGCTTTGTGCTGATGAACACGGAAGACCAGGATTGCGGTTTCAACGGCGGCGAAATGACCTTGTCGCTGGCGGACCGCTGGATCCTGGCGGAATTCAACCAGACCACTAAAGCGTACCGTGAAGCGCTGGACAACTTCCGCTTTGATATCGCCGCAGGCATTCTGTACGAGTTCACCTGGAACCAGTTCTGCGACTGGTATCTGGAGCTGACGAAGCCGGTGATGAACGGCGGAACGCAAGCTGAACTGCGCGGCACTCGCCACACGCTGGTCAGCGTGCTGGAAGGTTTGCTGCGTCTGGCGCACCCGATCATTCCATTTATTACGGAAACCATCTGGCAGCGTGTGAAAGTGATTGCCGGTATCGATGCAGATACCATCATGTTGCAGCCGTTCCCGGACTATAACGCCGCCCAGGTGGATGAAGCCGCACTCGCCGATACCGAATGGCTGAAGCAGGCGATCACCGCGGTGCGTAATATCCGTGCGGAAATGAACATTGCCCCGGGCAAACCGCTGGAACTGCTGCTGCGTGGCTGCAGCAAGGACGCGGAACGTCGCGTGAACGACAACCGTAGCTTCTTGCTGAACCTGGCGCGTCTGGAGAGCATCACCGTGCTGCCTGCCGATGATAAAGGTCCGGTATCGGTCACCAAAATCATTGACGGTGCCGAGCTGCTGATCCCGATGGCAGGCCTCATCAATAAAGAAGATGAGCTGGCGCGTCTGGCGAAAGAAGTGGCAAAAATCGAAGGTGAAATTAGCCGTATTGAAAACAAACTGGCTAACGAAGGCTTTGTGGCGCGCGCTCCGGAAGCGGTGATCGCCAAAGAGCGTGAGAAACTGGACGGTTATGCGGAAGCGAAAGCGAAACTGATTGAGCAGCAGGCGGTCATCGCCGCGCTGTAA
- the holC gene encoding DNA polymerase III subunit chi, whose amino-acid sequence MKNATFYLLDNENAVDGLSAVEQLVCEIAAERWRSGKRVLIACEDEKQAIRLDEALWSRPADSFVPHNLAGEGPRGGSPVEIAWPEKRNSSPRDLLISLRVGFADFATAFTEVIDFVPYEDSLKQSARERYKAYRVAGFNLNTATWK is encoded by the coding sequence ATGAAAAATGCAACGTTCTACCTTCTGGACAACGAAAACGCCGTCGATGGCTTAAGCGCCGTCGAGCAACTGGTGTGTGAAATTGCCGCAGAACGTTGGCGCAGTGGCAAACGCGTATTAATTGCCTGTGAAGACGAAAAACAGGCGATTCGCCTGGATGAAGCGCTGTGGTCCAGACCGGCTGACAGTTTCGTCCCGCACAATCTGGCAGGTGAAGGACCGCGCGGCGGTTCGCCGGTGGAAATTGCCTGGCCGGAAAAACGTAACAGCAGCCCACGCGATCTGCTCATCAGTTTGCGCGTTGGCTTTGCAGATTTTGCCACCGCTTTCACAGAAGTGATAGACTTCGTCCCTTACGAAGATTCTTTGAAACAATCGGCACGCGAACGCTACAAAGCCTACCGCGTGGCTGGTTTTAACCTGAATACGGCAACCTGGAAATAA
- the pepA gene encoding leucyl aminopeptidase, translating into MEFSVKSGSPEKQRSACIVVGVFEPRRLSPIAEQLDKISDGYISALLRRGELEGKPGQTLLLHHVPNVLSERILLIGCGKERELDERQYKQVIQKTINTLNDTGSMEAVCFLTELHVKGRNNYWKVRQAVETAKETLYSFDQLKTTKSEPRRPLRKMVFNVPTRRELTSGERAIQHGLAIAAGIKAAKDLGNMPPNICNAAYLASQARQLADSYSKNVVTRVIGEQQMKELGMHSYLAVGHGSQNESLMSVIEYKGSPSEDVRPIVLVGKGLTFDSGGISIKPAEGMDEMKYDMCGAAAVYGVMRMVAELQLPINVIGVLAGCENMPGGRAYRPGDVLTTMSGQTVEVLNTDAEGRLVLCDVLTYVERFEPEAVIDVATLTGACVIALGHHITSLMSNHNPLAHELIGASEQAGDRAWRLPLGDEYQEQLESNFADMANIGGRPGGAITAGCFLSRFTRKYNWAHLDIAGTAWRSGKAKGATGRPVALLSQFLLNRAGFSGEE; encoded by the coding sequence ATGGAGTTTAGTGTAAAAAGCGGTAGCCCGGAGAAACAGCGGAGTGCCTGCATCGTCGTGGGCGTCTTTGAACCACGCCGCCTTTCTCCGATTGCAGAACAGCTCGATAAAATCAGCGACGGGTACATTAGTGCCCTGCTGCGCCGTGGCGAACTGGAAGGCAAACCAGGTCAGACCTTGTTGTTGCACCATGTTCCCAACGTGCTGTCCGAGCGTATTCTCCTCATCGGATGTGGCAAAGAGCGCGAGCTGGATGAACGTCAATATAAGCAGGTGATTCAGAAAACGATAAATACTCTGAATGATACCGGCTCAATGGAAGCCGTCTGCTTCCTGACCGAACTGCACGTCAAAGGCCGCAACAACTACTGGAAAGTGCGTCAGGCTGTCGAGACAGCCAAAGAAACGCTGTACAGTTTCGATCAGTTGAAAACCACCAAAAGCGAGCCGCGTCGCCCGCTGCGTAAAATGGTCTTCAACGTGCCGACCCGCCGTGAACTGACCAGCGGCGAACGTGCGATCCAGCACGGTCTCGCCATTGCCGCCGGTATTAAGGCCGCGAAAGATCTCGGCAACATGCCGCCGAACATCTGTAACGCCGCCTATCTGGCCTCTCAGGCGCGCCAGTTGGCTGACAGCTACAGTAAGAATGTGGTCACCCGCGTCATCGGCGAACAGCAGATGAAAGAGCTGGGAATGCACTCTTACCTCGCCGTCGGTCACGGTTCGCAGAACGAATCGCTGATGTCGGTGATCGAGTACAAAGGCAGTCCGTCCGAAGATGTCCGGCCAATCGTGTTGGTTGGTAAAGGGCTCACCTTTGACTCCGGCGGTATCTCCATCAAACCTGCCGAAGGCATGGACGAGATGAAGTACGACATGTGCGGTGCCGCTGCCGTTTACGGTGTGATGCGCATGGTGGCAGAGCTTCAGCTACCGATCAACGTCATCGGCGTACTGGCAGGCTGTGAAAATATGCCTGGTGGTCGCGCCTATCGTCCGGGCGACGTGCTGACGACAATGTCCGGTCAGACGGTTGAAGTACTGAACACCGATGCCGAAGGCCGTCTGGTGCTCTGCGACGTCTTAACCTACGTTGAACGTTTTGAGCCGGAAGCGGTGATCGACGTGGCAACCCTGACGGGTGCCTGCGTGATTGCGCTGGGCCATCACATCACCAGTCTGATGTCAAACCATAACCCGCTGGCCCACGAGCTGATCGGCGCGTCCGAACAGGCAGGCGACCGCGCATGGCGTCTGCCGCTGGGCGATGAGTATCAGGAACAGCTGGAGTCCAACTTCGCGGATATGGCGAATATCGGCGGTCGTCCTGGCGGTGCAATTACTGCGGGCTGCTTCCTGTCCCGTTTTACCCGCAAGTACAACTGGGCGCACCTCGATATCGCTGGTACCGCCTGGCGCTCCGGGAAAGCCAAAGGCGCAACCGGTCGTCCGGTGGCGCTGTTGTCACAGTTCCTGCTCAATCGTGCGGGTTTTTCCGGTGAAGAGTAA
- the ytgA gene encoding protein YtgA, translating to MSIIILATISTTQENK from the coding sequence CTGAGTATAATAATTTTAGCGACGATTTCGACGACTCAAGAGAATAAATGA
- the lptF gene encoding LPS export ABC transporter permease LptF — MIIIRYLVRETLKSQLAILFILLLIFFCQKLVRILGAAVDGDIPANLVLSLLGLGVPEMAQLILPLSLFLGLLMTLGKLYTESEITVMHACGLSKSVLVKAAMILALFTGIIAAVNVMWAGPWSSKHQDEVLAEAKANPGMAALAQGQFQQATNGGSVLFIESVEGSDFKDVFLAQIRPKGNARPSVVVADSGHLSQLRDGTQVVTLNKGTRFEGTALLRDFRITDFQDYQAIIGHQAVALDPNDTDQMDMRTLWSTDTDRARAELHWRITLVFTVFMMALMVVPLSVVNPRQGRVLSMLPAMLLYLMFFLIQTSLKSNGGKGKLDPVIWMWAVNLLYLALAVGLNLWDTVPVRRLRARFSRKGAV, encoded by the coding sequence GTGATAATCATAAGATATCTGGTGCGGGAGACGCTCAAAAGCCAGCTTGCCATCCTCTTCATCCTGCTTTTGATCTTCTTTTGTCAAAAGTTAGTGAGGATCCTTGGCGCAGCGGTTGACGGTGACATTCCGGCAAATCTGGTGCTCTCGCTGCTGGGCCTCGGCGTGCCTGAAATGGCGCAGCTCATCCTGCCGCTCAGCCTGTTCCTTGGACTGTTGATGACGTTGGGCAAACTGTATACCGAAAGTGAAATTACGGTGATGCACGCCTGCGGTCTGAGCAAATCCGTGCTGGTGAAAGCCGCCATGATCCTGGCGCTGTTCACCGGGATCATTGCCGCCGTTAACGTCATGTGGGCGGGACCGTGGTCGTCAAAGCATCAGGATGAGGTACTCGCCGAGGCGAAAGCCAACCCTGGAATGGCGGCACTGGCGCAAGGGCAGTTCCAGCAGGCCACCAACGGCGGCTCGGTACTGTTCATTGAAAGCGTTGAGGGTAGCGATTTTAAAGATGTGTTCCTCGCGCAGATTCGCCCGAAAGGTAACGCTCGTCCTTCCGTGGTGGTCGCCGATTCCGGACATTTATCGCAACTGCGTGACGGCACGCAGGTGGTCACGCTGAACAAAGGCACCCGCTTTGAAGGCACCGCGCTGCTGCGCGATTTCCGCATCACCGACTTCCAGGACTATCAGGCGATAATTGGTCACCAGGCGGTGGCGCTGGATCCTAACGATACCGATCAGATGGATATGCGCACGCTGTGGTCCACCGATACCGATCGGGCCCGTGCGGAACTGCACTGGCGTATCACGCTGGTATTCACCGTATTTATGATGGCACTGATGGTCGTGCCGTTGAGCGTGGTCAACCCGCGTCAGGGGCGGGTGCTGTCGATGCTGCCTGCGATGCTGTTGTATCTGATGTTCTTCCTGATCCAGACCTCCCTGAAATCCAACGGCGGGAAAGGTAAGCTGGACCCGGTTATCTGGATGTGGGCCGTCAACCTGCTGTACCTGGCGCTGGCGGTGGGGCTGAACCTGTGGGATACAGTGCCGGTGCGCCGTCTGCGCGCCCGTTTTTCGCGTAAAGGAGCGGTGTGA
- the lptG gene encoding LPS export ABC transporter permease LptG, whose protein sequence is MQPFGVLDRYIGKTIFTTIMLTLFMLVSLSGIIKFVDQLKKAGQGSYDALGAGMYTLLSVPKDVQIFFPMAALLGALLGLGMLAQRSELVVMQASGFTRMQVALSVMKTAIPLVLLTMAIGEWVAPQGEQMARNYRAQAMYGGSLLSTQQGLWAKDGNNFVYIERVKGDEELGGISIYAFNDQRRLQSVRYAASAKFDPEQKVWRLSQVDESNLTDPKQVTGSQIVSSTWKTNLTPDKLGVVALDPDALSISGLHNYVKYLKSSGQEAGRYQLNMWSKVFQPLSVAVMMLMALSFIFGPLRSVPMGVRVVTGISFGFVFYVLDQIFGPLTLVYGIPPIIGALLPSASFFLISLWLMMRKS, encoded by the coding sequence ATGCAGCCATTTGGTGTCCTTGACCGCTATATCGGTAAAACCATTTTCACCACCATCATGTTGACGTTGTTCATGCTGGTGTCGCTTTCCGGCATTATCAAGTTTGTTGACCAGCTGAAAAAAGCCGGGCAGGGGAGCTACGATGCGCTGGGCGCGGGGATGTACACCCTGCTCAGCGTGCCAAAAGATGTGCAGATTTTCTTCCCGATGGCGGCGCTGCTTGGCGCGCTGTTGGGACTTGGGATGCTGGCCCAGCGCAGCGAACTGGTGGTGATGCAAGCGTCGGGTTTTACCCGTATGCAGGTGGCGCTCTCGGTGATGAAAACCGCGATCCCGCTGGTGCTGCTGACCATGGCCATCGGCGAGTGGGTTGCGCCGCAGGGCGAGCAAATGGCGCGTAACTACCGGGCGCAGGCGATGTACGGCGGTTCGCTGCTTTCCACCCAGCAGGGGCTGTGGGCGAAAGACGGCAATAACTTTGTGTACATTGAACGGGTGAAAGGCGACGAAGAGTTAGGCGGTATCAGTATCTACGCCTTTAACGATCAGCGTCGTCTGCAGTCGGTGCGCTATGCCGCATCTGCGAAGTTTGACCCGGAACAGAAGGTCTGGCGGTTGTCGCAGGTGGATGAGTCGAATTTGACCGATCCGAAGCAGGTAACCGGTTCGCAAATAGTGAGCAGTACCTGGAAAACCAACCTCACGCCGGACAAACTGGGCGTGGTGGCGCTGGACCCGGATGCGCTCTCCATCAGCGGTCTGCACAATTACGTGAAGTACCTGAAGTCGAGCGGCCAGGAGGCCGGACGCTATCAGCTCAATATGTGGAGCAAAGTCTTCCAGCCGCTGTCCGTGGCGGTGATGATGCTGATGGCGCTGTCGTTCATCTTTGGTCCGCTGCGTAGCGTGCCGATGGGTGTGCGTGTGGTGACGGGGATAAGCTTTGGTTTTGTCTTCTACGTGCTGGACCAGATATTCGGTCCGTTGACGCTGGTGTACGGCATTCCGCCGATTATCGGCGCGCTGCTGCCGAGCGCCTCGTTCTTCTTAATCAGCCTCTGGCTGATGATGCGTAAGTCATAA